In the Afipia sp. GAS231 genome, GACGAATACACGGTGGTCTACAACCTGACCGATCCGTCGGTGAATTTTCCGTCGATCCTGACCATTCAGAGTTCGAACAACTCCGTGCAGTCGCCGACGGCATGGAAGACCAAGGGTGACGACTACAATCGCAATCCGGTCGGCACCGGTCCCTATATCCTGAAGTCATGGACGGCGGGCGACCGCCTGGTTCTGGAAAGGAATCCGGATTACTGGAACAAGGACAAGGTTTACCTCGATCGAATTATCCTCAAGCCGTTGCCGGACGCGCAATCGCGGTTCGCCAGCCTGCAATCCGGAGAGGCCGATATCGTCTGGGACGACGAATACGACGCCGACAATATTCAGAAGGCGCAAAAAGATCCGAAGATGACGGTGCATACCTATGCCGGGTCAGGCGCCGCGGTCTATGCCTTCAACACCAAGGTGGCGCCGTTCGACGACGTTCGCGTGCGCCAGGCGCTGGTGATGGCGCTCGACCGCAAGAAGATGTCGCAGGCGATCACCAACGGCCTGGCGCGGCCGACCACCAACCCCTACGGCGACGGTTCGTGGGTCAAATGCAAGGACGATGGCGCGCTACCGGAAGATATTGAGAAGGCCAAAGCACTGCTCAAGGACTACGGCAAGCCGGTCGACTTCAAGATGATCGTGACCGCGACTCCGCGCGGCCGGAACGTCGGGCAGGTGCTGCAGCAGTTCTGGAAGCGCGCCGGTGCCAACATGGAGATCGAGCAGATCGATCAGGCCACCGTGGTGCCGCGCGCCTTCATGCGCCAGTTCCAGTTGACGCCGTGGCGGATCGTCGATCTCGCCGATCCCGATGTTCAGATGTACGCCAACTTCCACACCGGCAGCCCGGTCGCGCTCGCCAATTATTCCAATCCAGAACTGGACCAATTGCTGGAGCACGCGCGCACCACTGCCGACCCCGCAAAACGTACCGAGGATTATTGCGCAATCAGTCGTCTCATCAACAAGGAGGCGATTTGGTTCTGGACGTTCCAGAACACCTACTACGCGATCTCAACCTCCAAGCTGAAAGGCTTGCCGAAGATGTACAGCGGGGTGATCGACGTGTCCCACGTCTGGATGGAATAATCCTCCATGCTGTTCTTTGTCGCGCGCAGGCTGCTGTATCTGATACCGGTCCTGATCGCCGTATCGCTGTTGACCTTCTTCATCGCGTCGCTGCTGCCGGGCGATCTCGCTTACGTGATCCTCGGCGATCAGGCGACGCCGGAGAAGGTCGCGGCGCTGCGCCATGACATGGGGCTCGATCAGCCGATCTGGATCCGCTATTTCGGCTGGCTCGGAAACATCCTGCAGGGCGATTTCGGACGCTCGTTCCGTACCGGCCAGACCGTGCTGCAGGCAGTGGCCGAGCGGATTCCGGTCTCGATCGAACTGATGATCATGGCCGAGATCATCGGCCTCGCCATCGGCGTTCCCCTGGCGATCGTCTGCGCGGCCCGCAGCGGCAGCGCGTTCGACCGCTTCATGACCGGCAGCGCCTTCGCGATGCTGTCCTTGCCGGCGTTTTTGTCGGCGATCTTGCTGATCTATCTGTTCGCGGTCGAGCTGCGCTGGTTGCCGGCGACCGGCTACGTGCCGTTCGCCGAGGATCCGGCCGCGAATCTGCGCTTCATGGTTTTGCCTGCGCTCACGCTGGCGCTCGCGGAATGGCCGGGCATCATGCGTGTGCTGCGTTCGGACATGATCGCAACCCTGCAGGAAGACTATATCGCGCTCGCCAAGGCCAAGGGCCTGACGGCGTCGCGCATCCTGTTCGTGCATGCGCTGAAACCTTCGTCGCTGACGCTGGTGACGATCACCGGAATCAACATCGGGCGGTTGATCGGCGGCACGGTGATCGTCGAG is a window encoding:
- a CDS encoding ABC transporter substrate-binding protein — encoded protein: MSVLPASAQKSGGSITVGLELDIPGFDPLKVGVFDTSAETAAAAIFDTLVGLDDKGQPVPKLALSWTSSDDFKTWTFKLRQGVKFHDGTPFNAEAFKANFDRQKDPANKCRCAFYLAAVKDVQASDEYTVVYNLTDPSVNFPSILTIQSSNNSVQSPTAWKTKGDDYNRNPVGTGPYILKSWTAGDRLVLERNPDYWNKDKVYLDRIILKPLPDAQSRFASLQSGEADIVWDDEYDADNIQKAQKDPKMTVHTYAGSGAAVYAFNTKVAPFDDVRVRQALVMALDRKKMSQAITNGLARPTTNPYGDGSWVKCKDDGALPEDIEKAKALLKDYGKPVDFKMIVTATPRGRNVGQVLQQFWKRAGANMEIEQIDQATVVPRAFMRQFQLTPWRIVDLADPDVQMYANFHTGSPVALANYSNPELDQLLEHARTTADPAKRTEDYCAISRLINKEAIWFWTFQNTYYAISTSKLKGLPKMYSGVIDVSHVWME
- a CDS encoding ABC transporter permease; this translates as MLFFVARRLLYLIPVLIAVSLLTFFIASLLPGDLAYVILGDQATPEKVAALRHDMGLDQPIWIRYFGWLGNILQGDFGRSFRTGQTVLQAVAERIPVSIELMIMAEIIGLAIGVPLAIVCAARSGSAFDRFMTGSAFAMLSLPAFLSAILLIYLFAVELRWLPATGYVPFAEDPAANLRFMVLPALTLALAEWPGIMRVLRSDMIATLQEDYIALAKAKGLTASRILFVHALKPSSLTLVTITGINIGRLIGGTVIVETIFALPGIGRLLVGAIYTRDLIILQGVVLLVAAGFVVMNFIVDLLYAILDPRIRHGHA